The following nucleotide sequence is from Gymnodinialimonas phycosphaerae.
CGAGATGTTCACCGAAGGTCCGATGTCCTGGGCCGGCTCGCCCCAGGACGATGCAGGCATCATCGCCGCGATGCGGGACGGGGTAGAGGCGGTCGTGACCGCGACCTCGACCCGGGGAACCGAGGTGATCGACACGTTCAACTTGCAGGGTTTCGCGCTGGCGATGAATGACGCGCAGGTGCGCTGCGCCGAGTGACGGGGTTTGCGTGGGGGCGATGCCTCCTATATGGGAAGCAAATCCTAGGATGAGTAGTTCCATGACCGCCACCGCGCCAATCACGCAGGACGTCCTTACGTTCCCACGCAAACTGCCCGACGGGCCGATCAACCTGATCGGGCTGACCCGTGACGGTCTGCGCGCCGCCTTGATCGAGGCGGGTACCCCTGAGAAACAGGCAAAGATGCGGACCGGGCAGATTTGGCAGTGGCTGTATCAGAAGGGTGTGCGCGATTTCGCGGCGATGACGAACCTGTCCAAGGATTATCGCGCCATGCTGGCCGAGACGTTCGTGGCCGATGTGCCCGAGGTCGTATCCAAACAGGTCAGCGCCGATGGCACGCGCAAGTACCTTGTCCGCATCGCCGGTGGCCATGAGGTCGAGGTTGTCTACATCCCCGAGGTGGATCGCGGAACGCTGTGCATTTCCTCTCAGGTCGGGTGCACGCTCACATGCTCGTTCTGCCATACCGGTACGCAGAAGCTGGTGCGCAACCTGACCGCCGGAGAGATCATCGGCCAGGTCATGCTGGCCCGCGACGATCTGGATGAATGGACCGCCGCGGGCGAGGGCAGCGATGCCAAGCCGCGCCTGGTGTCCAACATCGTGCTGATGGGTATGGGTGAACCGCTGTACAATTTCGACAACGTGCGCGACGCGATGAAGATCGCGATGGACCCCGAGGGGATCAGCCTGTCGCGCCGTCGCATCACGCTTTCCACCTCGGGCGTTGTGCCCGAGATCGCCAAAACGGCCGAGGAAATCGGCTGCATGCTGGCGGTCAGTTTTCACGCCACCACCGATGAGGTGCGCGACAAGCTGGTGCCGATCAACAAGAAGTGGCCGATCGCAGACCTGTTGGATGCCCTGCGCGCCTATCCCAAGGCCAGCAACTCGGAACGGATCACGTTTGAATATGTGATGCTGAAAGGCGTGAACGATACGGATGAAGACGCACGACGTCTGGTGCAGTTGATCAAAGGCATTCCCGCCAAGATCAACCTGATTCCGTTCAACGAATGGCCCGGCACGCCCTACGAGCGTAGCGATTGGGCCCGGATCGAGGCGTTTGCCGATATCGTCTACAAGGCGGGCTATGCCTCGCCGATCCGTACCCCGCGGGGCGAGGACATCATGGCTGCTTGTGGTCAGCTGAAATCCGCGACCGAGCGCGCGCGCAAATCCCGCAAGCAGATCGAGGCCGACGCGGGGCTGTAGGCCTGTGCGCAAAAGAAAAGGCGCCACCCGTTGGGATAGCGCCATTCCAAATTCGTGTAACTGAAGCCTGACGGCTTAGTTGTGGTGCAGAGCCAGCACCAGCAGCAGAACTGCGATCGCGGGGACCAGGATGCCGCCAGCGGAGGAACCGGTGTCTTCAACGATGACGACTGGCTCGATGTGGGTGGGGGCAACGTAGCCGCCAGCGAATGCACCGGTTGCGACAACGGAAAGTGCAGCTGCGAGAGCGAGTTTCTTCATAGTGTTCTCCTTAGCCCGGTTTACGCACAGCGCGTCGGTTGGGCTTATTTAACTTACCTTGCCTAAAGTCCTAGCCGCAGACCCTCCAAGGGCGCAATGGGCAGATGTGAATTCTCAATAACTGAAATCAAAGGTGTTGCACAAAAGAAAAGGCGCCGCCCAAAGGCAGCGCCAATCCAATGTCGCGCAATCTGATCCGAGGATCAGTTGTGGTGCAGAGCCAGAACCAGCAGCAGAACTGCGATTGCGGGCACCAGGATGCCGCCAGCGGAGGAACCGGTGTCTTCAACGATGACAACGGGCTCGATGTGCGTGGGGGCAACATAACCGCCTGCAAATGCGCCAGTGGCGACAACAGACAGAGCGGCAGCGAGAGCGAGTTTCTTCATAGTAAATATCCTTATAAGATACGCCCCTTTTACGCACTATGCGCAGGTTGGGGCACCCAAGACTGTACCTCGTGCGTTTCTTTAACCAGCAACCCCCAACGATTGCAATGGCGTGGAAATTGCCTCTGGCATAGGAAACCACGGGTGTCGTCAAATAAGCAACACTTCTTCCGGGAGGCCTTTGTTCACAGGCGCGAATTGGTATGATTCGCCCGATGCGTGTTTCTTTTTGGTGCTGATGGGAACCTTTAGAATACCTGCGAATCAAGGCGTTGCGCTGTGATTCTCGGGAAGGATTACGGATAGATCGTGATCGGTGTGCCGTTGTTGACCATCGCATAGATCTGACGCATCTCGGCGTTGGACACGGCGATGCAGCCCACCGTCCAGTCGTCGCCCCGCCGGAGTGGGCGAGGGGTGCCGTGGATGAAAATATCGCCACCCGGACTGACGCCTCGCGCGCGGGCTTGGGCGACGTCTTCTGCATTGGGGTAGCTGATGCCAATGGACAGATACCATTGGCTGTTGGGGTTGCGCCGATCGATGATGTACTCGCCTTCGGGCGTGCGACCATCGCCTTCTTCCAGCTTGTGGCCTTCGGGGGCGAAGCCAAGCTCGACCTCGTAGCTTTCCAGCACTTCATCATTGTGCATCAGCAGCATGATCCGGTCGTTCTTGTGAACAACGACCCGCGTCACCTCGGGCCCATCGTAATCGATGAACCGAGAACACCCGGTAAGGGCAGCAAGGGTAAGAAGCGCAATGAAAAGGAACCGCATGGCCCGTCCGTACATCATGTATTATCCCTGTTATACCGAAGTGTCTGGGCAACGCGAGCGATACACGTCGTGCTCGGCGGAAAGAAGCGCCGCAAGTCCGGAGCGGTAATCAGGGTAGAGCAGGTTCACCCCCAACTCCTCCTTGATGCGGGTATTATCCACGCGTTTGGATTCGGCGTAGAAACTGCGCCCCATGGGGGTCATGTCGGCGTCCTTGAAGGGGATCGCCTCGGGGATCGGTAGGTCAAGAAGCTTGGCTGCATGGGCGATGACGTCCTGTGGCGGTGCGGGGTCATCATCGCAGACGTTGTAGGCGGCGCCGGGGTTGGGCCGGGCGATGGAGGCCATCAATACCTGCGCGATATCATCGACATGGGTGCGGCTGAAAACCTGCCCCTCCTTGATGATCCGCCGCGCTGTGCCGTTGCGCACCTTGGAGAAGGGCCCGCGCCCCGGCCCATAGATCCCCGCGAGGCGAAAAATATGCACCGGCAGCCCGTGATTGCGGTGCAGGTCCATCCAAGCGCCCTCGGCCGCGACCCGCGCTTCGCCGCGTTTGGTGGATGGGACCAGCGGCGTCTCTTCCGTCACCCATCCCCCTTGATGGTCACCGTAGACGCCCGTCGTCGACAGGTAGCCAACCCAATCGGGCTTGGCCGACACGAAAGCATCGCGATAGGCGGCCAGCACCGGGTCACCGGCGGCGTCCGGCCCGGCAGAGATCAGGATATGCGTGGCCTCTGCGATATCGCGGCTCAGGTCATCACCGGGAAAGAGTCGCGGCTTGGCACCTTGCATAAGGGCCGCCTTTTCAGGCGTGCGGGTCGTGGCGGTGATCTGCCAAGTGTCAGGCAGGGCGTGCGCCAACGCCTTGGACGTAAACCCATACCCGAAAATCAGAAGCTTCATTGTAACCTCTCCACTGCCCACCGCGCGGCATCGGCGATGGCTGGATCCGGATCATCGGTCAGGGGCTTTGCGGCCTCTGCCAGCGCGGGTTCGCCGGAATTCCCGATCGCGTACAACACGTTACGCACAAAGCG
It contains:
- the rlmN gene encoding 23S rRNA (adenine(2503)-C(2))-methyltransferase RlmN; this encodes MTATAPITQDVLTFPRKLPDGPINLIGLTRDGLRAALIEAGTPEKQAKMRTGQIWQWLYQKGVRDFAAMTNLSKDYRAMLAETFVADVPEVVSKQVSADGTRKYLVRIAGGHEVEVVYIPEVDRGTLCISSQVGCTLTCSFCHTGTQKLVRNLTAGEIIGQVMLARDDLDEWTAAGEGSDAKPRLVSNIVLMGMGEPLYNFDNVRDAMKIAMDPEGISLSRRRITLSTSGVVPEIAKTAEEIGCMLAVSFHATTDEVRDKLVPINKKWPIADLLDALRAYPKASNSERITFEYVMLKGVNDTDEDARRLVQLIKGIPAKINLIPFNEWPGTPYERSDWARIEAFADIVYKAGYASPIRTPRGEDIMAACGQLKSATERARKSRKQIEADAGL
- a CDS encoding L,D-transpeptidase family protein, whose protein sequence is MRFLFIALLTLAALTGCSRFIDYDGPEVTRVVVHKNDRIMLLMHNDEVLESYEVELGFAPEGHKLEEGDGRTPEGEYIIDRRNPNSQWYLSIGISYPNAEDVAQARARGVSPGGDIFIHGTPRPLRRGDDWTVGCIAVSNAEMRQIYAMVNNGTPITIYP
- a CDS encoding SDR family oxidoreductase; translation: MKLLIFGYGFTSKALAHALPDTWQITATTRTPEKAALMQGAKPRLFPGDDLSRDIAEATHILISAGPDAAGDPVLAAYRDAFVSAKPDWVGYLSTTGVYGDHQGGWVTEETPLVPSTKRGEARVAAEGAWMDLHRNHGLPVHIFRLAGIYGPGRGPFSKVRNGTARRIIKEGQVFSRTHVDDIAQVLMASIARPNPGAAYNVCDDDPAPPQDVIAHAAKLLDLPIPEAIPFKDADMTPMGRSFYAESKRVDNTRIKEELGVNLLYPDYRSGLAALLSAEHDVYRSRCPDTSV